A window of Natranaeroarchaeum aerophilus contains these coding sequences:
- a CDS encoding beta-CASP ribonuclease aCPSF1 → MSSVDRQLDDLHETITSELPADITVSDVKYEGPELVVYTRDPKKFARQGDLIRQLASKLRKRITVRPDPDALERPRDAREKVMNVIPDEAGVTDLDFHEDTGEVVIEAEKPGMVIGRHGSTLRDITKEVGWTPEVVRTPPIESSTVSNVRNFLKQERDERRDILERVGRQIHREEMSDDEYVRITTLGCCREVGRAAFILSTPETRILIDCGDKPGAEGEVPYLQVPEALGAGAQNLDAVVLTHAHLDHSALIPILFKYGYDGPIYTTEPTRDLMGLLQLDYLDVAAKEGRAPPYDSEQVREAIKHTIPLEYGDVTDIAPDVKLTMHNAGHILGSAVTHFHIGDGLYNVAFSGDIHYDDTRLFNGAVNDFPRVETLVMESTYGGRNDYQTDQDDAEKRLKEVINDTYDRGGKVLIPAFAVGRSQEMMLVLEEAMRSGDIPEMPVHLDGMIWEATAIHTTYPEYLRDDLRDRIFHEDKNPFLADQFNHIDAGEDERQEIADGGPCIILTTSGMVTGGPIMSWLRHLASEEESTLTFVGYQAQGTLGRRLQSGWDEVPINDGESGRASKINLKMDVETVDGFSGHADRQGLMNFVKTMNPRPEKVLCVHGDESSTQDLSSALYHEHNIRTFAPKNLETFRFL, encoded by the coding sequence ATGAGTTCCGTTGATCGACAACTCGACGACCTACACGAAACGATTACCAGCGAACTGCCAGCCGATATCACGGTCTCCGATGTCAAATACGAGGGGCCGGAGCTCGTCGTCTATACGCGTGATCCGAAGAAGTTCGCGCGCCAGGGCGACCTGATTCGACAGCTCGCCAGCAAGCTGCGTAAACGAATTACCGTCCGGCCGGATCCGGACGCGCTCGAACGACCGCGTGACGCCAGGGAGAAGGTGATGAACGTCATCCCCGACGAGGCTGGCGTCACGGATCTCGACTTCCACGAAGACACCGGCGAGGTCGTGATCGAGGCCGAGAAACCAGGGATGGTGATCGGCCGCCATGGCTCGACGCTCCGGGACATCACCAAGGAAGTCGGCTGGACGCCCGAGGTCGTCCGGACACCACCGATCGAGTCCTCGACGGTCTCGAACGTCCGGAACTTCCTCAAGCAGGAACGCGACGAGCGCCGCGACATCCTCGAACGCGTCGGCCGGCAGATCCACCGCGAGGAGATGTCCGACGACGAGTACGTCCGCATCACGACGCTTGGGTGCTGTCGCGAAGTCGGTCGTGCCGCGTTCATTCTGAGCACGCCCGAGACTCGCATTCTCATCGACTGCGGTGACAAGCCCGGTGCGGAGGGCGAAGTGCCGTATCTGCAGGTTCCCGAGGCTCTCGGCGCTGGCGCGCAGAACCTCGATGCAGTCGTGCTTACACACGCCCACCTGGACCACTCCGCGCTCATTCCGATCCTGTTCAAGTACGGCTACGACGGACCGATCTACACGACCGAACCCACGCGCGACCTGATGGGGCTGCTCCAGCTGGACTACCTCGACGTCGCCGCCAAAGAAGGTCGGGCCCCGCCGTACGACTCCGAGCAGGTCCGAGAGGCGATCAAACACACCATCCCGCTTGAGTACGGCGACGTCACCGATATCGCGCCGGACGTCAAACTCACGATGCACAACGCGGGCCACATTCTGGGCTCTGCAGTGACGCATTTCCACATCGGTGACGGCCTCTACAACGTCGCCTTCTCGGGTGACATTCACTACGACGATACCCGCCTGTTCAACGGCGCGGTCAACGACTTCCCGCGCGTCGAGACGCTCGTGATGGAGTCGACCTACGGCGGCCGGAACGACTACCAGACCGATCAGGACGACGCCGAAAAGCGGCTCAAAGAGGTCATCAACGACACCTACGACCGCGGTGGGAAGGTGTTGATTCCTGCGTTCGCGGTCGGGCGCTCCCAGGAGATGATGCTCGTCCTCGAAGAGGCGATGCGCAGCGGCGATATCCCCGAGATGCCGGTCCATCTCGACGGGATGATCTGGGAGGCAACGGCGATCCATACAACCTACCCCGAGTACCTGCGTGACGACCTCCGCGATCGGATCTTCCACGAGGACAAGAACCCGTTCCTTGCAGATCAGTTCAACCACATCGACGCTGGCGAGGACGAACGACAGGAGATCGCCGACGGCGGCCCCTGTATCATCCTCACGACCTCCGGTATGGTTACCGGCGGCCCGATCATGTCCTGGCTTCGTCACCTCGCCAGCGAGGAAGAGAGCACGCTCACGTTCGTCGGCTACCAGGCACAGGGAACGCTCGGCCGCCGCCTTCAGAGCGGCTGGGACGAGGTGCCCATCAACGACGGCGAGAGCGGTCGGGCCTCGAAAATCAATCTCAAGATGGATGTCGAGACGGTCGATGGCTTCTCCGGGCACGCGGACCGACAGGGCCTGATGAACTTCGTGAAGACGATGAACCCCCGCCCAGAGAAGGTGCTCTGTGTCCACGGCGACGAGTCCTCGACACAGGACCTCTCCTCGGCGCTGTATCACGAGCACAACATCCGGACGTTCGCCCCAAAGAACCTCGAAACGTTCCGGTTCCTCTAG
- a CDS encoding DUF7344 domain-containing protein: MGGEHDRCSDQDVPGSDGVDEAAIQSITHPTRQIVVRYLSATGAVGLDRLALVVAGVSMRERGKQVATAAGYRRLRTELHHVHLPHLDSAGLVEYDTDTHRVGAGSIPTAILDLIDETRARERSQQHPETADDRPVQFDTEPDAIGRISSLQELLTAVERARTTVRLFSPEPDEDALAGFITRNVRVEYEPLPSSLAPGFAVVERDDGLALCRLDILTSVNAPPTDPPWDEEIDRTAYRQFLGLFRDRPFATTDRKQLLATSREIEDRAWRTGRGEIHAGFQSLSVFRTQRRLYRRLGEKPGLDVHVYGRPDWTPPAVDSVTTIAIDNQEIGEFWFVVYRDATDTTATALVAEERQPDEYYGVWTYDAETVDRLTTYLRESYPAAEE, encoded by the coding sequence ATGGGGGGCGAGCATGACCGCTGCAGCGATCAGGACGTCCCGGGGTCAGATGGGGTTGACGAGGCAGCCATCCAGTCTATAACACACCCAACTCGCCAGATCGTGGTGCGGTATCTGTCGGCGACCGGGGCGGTTGGACTCGACCGGTTGGCACTCGTCGTTGCGGGCGTGTCGATGCGCGAGCGGGGAAAACAGGTCGCGACCGCCGCCGGGTACCGTCGGTTACGGACCGAACTCCATCACGTTCACCTGCCGCATCTGGACAGCGCTGGCCTCGTGGAGTACGACACCGACACTCACCGGGTGGGTGCTGGATCGATTCCAACAGCGATACTCGATCTCATCGACGAGACACGGGCCCGCGAGCGCAGCCAGCAGCACCCTGAGACGGCTGACGACCGTCCGGTTCAGTTCGACACAGAACCCGACGCAATCGGACGCATCTCGTCACTTCAAGAGCTGCTCACTGCTGTTGAGCGAGCACGCACGACCGTTCGATTGTTCAGTCCGGAGCCGGATGAGGATGCACTCGCGGGCTTTATCACCAGAAACGTCCGGGTCGAGTACGAGCCGTTGCCCTCCTCGCTCGCACCCGGCTTCGCCGTCGTCGAGCGTGATGACGGTCTCGCCCTGTGTCGGCTGGACATCCTGACGAGTGTCAACGCCCCGCCGACTGATCCGCCCTGGGACGAGGAGATCGACCGGACGGCCTACAGACAGTTCCTCGGGCTGTTCCGGGATCGACCGTTCGCGACGACCGATCGCAAACAGCTACTGGCGACATCAAGAGAGATCGAAGACCGGGCCTGGCGAACCGGTCGGGGCGAGATCCACGCTGGCTTTCAGTCGCTGTCGGTGTTCCGGACACAGCGACGTCTGTACCGGCGGCTGGGTGAGAAACCCGGTCTCGACGTCCACGTCTACGGTCGGCCGGACTGGACGCCGCCCGCAGTCGACAGTGTAACCACGATTGCGATCGACAATCAGGAGATTGGGGAGTTCTGGTTCGTCGTCTATCGGGATGCCACTGATACTACCGCCACAGCACTGGTCGCCGAGGAGCGACAACCCGACGAGTACTACGGCGTCTGGACCTACGACGCGGAGACGGTCGACCGCCTTACGACGTATTTGCGGGAGTCGTACCCGGCTGCCGAGGAGTGA
- the proS gene encoding proline--tRNA ligase, with translation MSEQELGITESKEYATGDWYAEVVQKAKLADYAPMGGFIVTRPRGYALWEALQDHLDGWFKETGVTNAYFPMFIPESFLEREKDIVEGFDPEVAWVTHGGHDELEERLAVRPTSESIIAPFMAEWTRSHRDLPLRLNQWCSVVRWEATETKPFFRTKEFLWQEGHTAHEDEDEAWDETMLRLDQYEQLFEDVLAIPVMRGRKPEHDKFPGAHTTTTVEALMPDGKSVQSATSHYLGTSFAEAFDLTYTDENEDEQVAHTTSWGLSWRSLGALIMTHSDDQGLVLPPTIAPTQVAIVPIWQEDTKDEVLEYAEEITDELEEAGISVELDDRDERNPGFKFNEHELNGVPVRFEIGPHEVDDEEITIVHRPDGESIVEDREDIAETAEEHFDDVYEKLYDAAEENLEENVREAESPPEILGTIGKHGGYVECGWCGDEACETVIKDEIAAEIVMCPLDRDEEPVHDECAICDDEAEETAYFARTY, from the coding sequence ATGAGCGAGCAAGAACTCGGTATCACCGAGAGCAAGGAGTACGCGACCGGCGACTGGTACGCCGAAGTCGTCCAGAAGGCGAAACTCGCGGATTATGCACCCATGGGCGGATTTATCGTTACGCGCCCGCGTGGCTACGCCCTCTGGGAAGCGCTACAGGACCACCTCGACGGCTGGTTCAAGGAGACCGGCGTGACCAACGCCTACTTCCCGATGTTTATCCCCGAGAGCTTCCTCGAACGGGAGAAAGACATCGTCGAAGGCTTCGACCCCGAAGTCGCGTGGGTCACCCACGGCGGGCACGACGAACTCGAAGAGCGCCTCGCGGTGCGACCCACCAGCGAGAGCATTATTGCGCCCTTCATGGCCGAATGGACCCGCAGCCATCGCGACCTGCCGCTGCGCCTGAACCAGTGGTGTAGCGTCGTCCGGTGGGAGGCGACGGAAACGAAGCCATTCTTCCGCACCAAGGAGTTCCTCTGGCAGGAGGGCCACACCGCCCACGAGGACGAAGACGAAGCCTGGGACGAGACGATGCTCCGGCTCGATCAGTACGAGCAGCTGTTCGAGGACGTTCTCGCAATCCCGGTCATGCGCGGCCGCAAGCCCGAACACGACAAGTTCCCCGGCGCACACACCACGACGACGGTCGAGGCGCTGATGCCCGACGGCAAGTCGGTCCAGAGTGCCACGAGTCACTATCTCGGCACCAGCTTTGCCGAGGCGTTCGATCTCACCTACACCGACGAGAACGAGGACGAGCAGGTCGCCCACACCACCTCGTGGGGACTGTCCTGGCGCTCGCTGGGCGCGTTGATCATGACCCACAGCGACGATCAGGGCCTCGTCCTCCCGCCGACCATCGCACCCACGCAGGTCGCCATCGTCCCCATCTGGCAGGAGGACACGAAAGACGAAGTTCTGGAGTATGCCGAGGAGATAACCGACGAGCTGGAGGAGGCTGGCATCTCCGTCGAACTGGACGACCGGGACGAGCGCAACCCCGGCTTCAAGTTCAACGAGCACGAGCTAAACGGCGTCCCGGTCCGCTTCGAGATCGGCCCCCACGAGGTCGACGACGAGGAGATCACGATTGTCCACCGTCCCGACGGCGAATCGATCGTCGAGGATCGCGAGGACATCGCCGAGACGGCCGAGGAACACTTCGACGACGTCTACGAGAAGCTCTACGACGCGGCCGAGGAGAATCTAGAAGAGAACGTCCGCGAGGCCGAGAGCCCGCCCGAGATTCTCGGGACCATCGGCAAGCACGGCGGCTACGTCGAGTGTGGCTGGTGTGGAGACGAGGCCTGCGAGACCGTGATCAAAGACGAGATCGCGGCCGAGATCGTCATGTGCCCGCTCGACCGTGACGAGGAACCGGTCCATGACGAGTGTGCGATCTGCGACGACGAGGCCGAGGAGACGGCCTACTTCGCGCGGACGTACTGA
- a CDS encoding DUF1028 domain-containing protein has product MTFSICVREEYTDDEGDDQTRFGVAVTTRLPAVGTLCPFASENGAVATQSLVNVDLGRDGVRYLDEGLAIEDALEALLNADDGRAQRQLHGVDADGSFTFSGEECKGWFGHHDGGDYTVAGNLLTGPEVVDSVAETYEEVAHEESVDPLDDDGPAPLAERLLDALAAGHAEGGDKREELPIQSAALIVARTEDAEMEPYYDDLRVDATETPIADLRETYELAREGYQDAVELYADAYAEDDLDADE; this is encoded by the coding sequence ATGACGTTCAGTATCTGTGTGCGTGAGGAGTACACCGACGACGAGGGCGACGACCAGACCCGGTTTGGCGTTGCTGTGACAACCAGACTTCCCGCCGTCGGAACGCTCTGTCCGTTCGCCAGCGAGAACGGTGCGGTGGCGACCCAGAGCCTCGTGAACGTGGACCTCGGCCGGGACGGCGTGCGCTATCTCGACGAGGGGCTGGCGATCGAGGACGCACTCGAAGCATTGCTAAACGCCGACGATGGCCGCGCCCAGCGTCAGCTCCACGGCGTCGACGCGGACGGTTCATTTACGTTCTCCGGCGAGGAGTGCAAAGGCTGGTTCGGCCATCACGATGGCGGGGACTACACCGTCGCTGGGAACCTGCTAACCGGCCCAGAGGTCGTCGACAGCGTGGCCGAGACGTACGAGGAAGTCGCTCACGAGGAGTCGGTCGATCCGCTCGACGACGACGGCCCGGCACCGCTGGCCGAGCGCCTGCTCGACGCGCTGGCGGCGGGCCACGCCGAGGGCGGGGACAAGCGCGAGGAGCTGCCGATTCAGAGCGCCGCACTGATCGTCGCACGCACCGAGGACGCGGAGATGGAGCCGTACTACGACGACCTGCGGGTCGACGCGACCGAGACGCCGATCGCCGATCTGCGGGAGACCTACGAACTGGCCCGGGAAGGGTATCAGGACGCCGTCGAGCTATACGCCGATGCGTACGCGGAGGACGATCTGGACGCCGACGAGTGA
- a CDS encoding cell division protein SepF, translating into MGLMSSILGDRNSRSAEDYVELNLDEFESVTSDAAMQVHIAEIGGQKDVIDIKDAVYDGDLVIADITRLRTQDSTVEHVVDELRQVAEEVDGDIVQKGDDQLIVTPTGIKISRTKLGDST; encoded by the coding sequence ATGGGACTGATGAGTTCGATTCTCGGCGACCGAAATTCCCGGAGTGCCGAGGACTACGTTGAACTGAACCTCGACGAGTTCGAGTCCGTCACGAGCGACGCCGCGATGCAGGTACATATCGCGGAGATCGGCGGCCAGAAAGACGTCATCGATATCAAGGACGCCGTCTACGATGGCGACCTCGTAATCGCCGATATTACTCGCCTGCGCACGCAGGACAGCACGGTCGAACACGTCGTCGACGAACTGCGACAGGTCGCCGAGGAAGTCGACGGCGACATCGTCCAGAAAGGCGACGATCAGCTGATCGTCACGCCGACGGGGATCAAGATTAGCCGGACGAAACTCGGCGACAGTACCTGA
- a CDS encoding NifU family protein, giving the protein MSTDASEEAGDAESLAEEIETWLVKQMPIIKMHGGTSNVRKADPDSGEVVIELGGGCAGCDVADITSGNIEAELLKKYPEIEEVTVRVPDSGEAFGIDQKESIMGIDRTEGGRGDFKDGRW; this is encoded by the coding sequence ATGAGTACCGACGCGTCCGAAGAGGCGGGCGACGCCGAGAGCCTGGCCGAGGAGATCGAGACCTGGCTGGTAAAGCAGATGCCGATCATCAAGATGCACGGCGGCACCAGCAACGTCCGGAAGGCAGATCCCGACTCCGGCGAAGTAGTCATCGAACTCGGCGGTGGCTGTGCGGGCTGTGACGTCGCCGACATCACCTCCGGCAACATCGAAGCAGAGCTCCTGAAGAAATATCCCGAGATCGAGGAGGTTACCGTCCGCGTCCCCGACTCCGGCGAAGCCTTCGGTATCGATCAGAAAGAAAGCATCATGGGCATCGATCGGACCGAGGGCGGACGTGGCGATTTCAAGGACGGCCGCTGGTAG
- a CDS encoding LVIVD repeat-containing protein, with product MRRRTLLRAGAGILAGTAVGRVAAQDDDGYEPLGSVEIPGAKDAAVVDGEVAYVAATDGFVTVDLSDPAEPEVLAEERGIPADGPITGIWDLWPDGDRLVVAGPANPTFSTPTVMLYDVSDPADPVGIDLYEPGYPVHNTFFEDGIVYLTQHGDDGHPLAIVDTADDELSELTRWSLLDHPEEDWSGVNQRLYPIHDVYVQDDLAYLSYWDAGLWVLNVRDPANPEYVNHFGDYTREELEAMDDGRALWEPFAPPGNAHYAQVDETGTLLGVGKEAWETEDGDGDLVGGPGGIDLWDVEDPTDPEHLSHIEAPESYDNTQEGQFTTAHNFDIVDGRLYSSWYFGGVKIHDVEDPENPEELVWWREPDEAVFWTAQSGIPGEFFVGSSAESDRGFELAPTGALYTFPDEAGEQVSPPSLTDQPDDTSGNGADDEDSDTDDSGASDGTDENGASPAEADDNAVPGFGVGVGALGVGLGAWRYAKQNDRGNQHRK from the coding sequence ATGCGCCGCCGAACCCTCCTCCGTGCCGGTGCGGGTATCCTCGCCGGAACAGCTGTTGGACGTGTCGCCGCACAGGACGACGACGGCTACGAACCGCTCGGAAGCGTTGAGATCCCGGGCGCAAAAGACGCCGCGGTCGTCGACGGTGAGGTTGCCTACGTCGCAGCGACCGACGGCTTCGTCACCGTTGACCTCTCCGATCCAGCGGAGCCGGAGGTGCTTGCCGAAGAACGTGGCATTCCGGCCGATGGCCCGATCACCGGGATCTGGGATCTCTGGCCGGACGGAGACCGGCTCGTCGTCGCCGGACCGGCTAACCCGACGTTCTCGACGCCGACGGTGATGCTTTACGACGTGAGCGACCCTGCCGACCCGGTCGGCATCGATCTGTACGAACCGGGCTATCCGGTCCACAACACATTCTTCGAGGACGGTATCGTCTATCTCACACAGCACGGCGACGATGGACATCCACTCGCGATTGTCGACACGGCAGACGACGAGCTAAGCGAACTTACTCGATGGTCCCTGCTCGATCATCCGGAGGAAGACTGGAGTGGAGTCAACCAGCGTCTCTATCCGATCCACGACGTCTACGTGCAAGATGACCTCGCATATCTCTCCTACTGGGACGCCGGACTCTGGGTCCTCAACGTGCGTGATCCGGCGAACCCGGAGTACGTCAACCACTTCGGCGACTATACGCGCGAAGAACTCGAAGCGATGGACGACGGACGAGCCCTCTGGGAGCCGTTCGCGCCGCCGGGGAACGCCCACTACGCACAGGTCGACGAGACCGGCACTCTACTTGGCGTCGGCAAGGAAGCATGGGAGACTGAAGACGGCGATGGAGACCTCGTGGGCGGTCCCGGCGGGATCGACCTCTGGGATGTCGAGGACCCGACCGACCCGGAACATCTGTCCCATATCGAAGCCCCGGAGTCCTATGACAACACACAGGAAGGCCAGTTCACGACCGCGCACAACTTCGATATCGTCGACGGGCGGCTCTACTCTTCGTGGTACTTCGGCGGCGTCAAGATTCACGACGTGGAAGACCCCGAGAATCCCGAAGAGCTGGTGTGGTGGCGCGAGCCCGATGAGGCGGTGTTCTGGACTGCACAGTCCGGAATCCCCGGCGAGTTCTTCGTCGGTAGCAGTGCCGAAAGCGACCGTGGGTTCGAGCTCGCGCCGACTGGCGCGCTCTACACGTTCCCCGACGAGGCAGGCGAGCAGGTATCGCCGCCATCACTGACTGACCAGCCGGACGACACGAGCGGGAACGGGGCAGATGACGAGGATTCTGACACTGACGATTCCGGAGCAAGCGACGGTACGGATGAGAATGGAGCCAGCCCGGCGGAGGCTGATGACAACGCGGTGCCGGGCTTTGGCGTCGGCGTCGGCGCACTCGGTGTGGGTCTCGGCGCGTGGCGATACGCAAAGCAGAACGATCGGGGAAACCAACATCGTAAATGA
- a CDS encoding ROK family protein has translation MVYYAGVDLGATNVRAVVADGDGTIVGSHEQGTPRGPTGIAVTEAVLGVLREACANANIDPDQITTAGIGSIGPLDLAEGAVIDPANLPDTIDRIPLTGPIMNLIESDEVYLHNDTNAGVIGERFYSDRNPDDMAYLTISSGIGAGICVDGSVLSGWDGNAGEVGHMVVDPQGQLTCGCGKDGHWEAYCSGNNIPRYTRWIHQEDPVETALPVEDPEFSAADVFELAGKDPLADHVIEQVGHWNAMGVANIIHAYAPLVIYVGGAVALNNEELVLGPLKEELSEMVFTNVPDVQLTTLGDDVVVKGALASAMTRGTGDRAKLH, from the coding sequence ATGGTGTACTACGCGGGCGTCGACCTGGGCGCAACCAACGTCCGGGCAGTCGTCGCTGACGGCGACGGGACCATCGTCGGCTCACACGAGCAGGGGACGCCGCGCGGCCCGACCGGGATCGCCGTCACCGAGGCTGTACTCGGCGTTCTCCGGGAGGCCTGTGCGAACGCAAACATCGATCCGGATCAGATTACTACCGCCGGTATCGGTTCGATCGGTCCGCTCGATCTCGCCGAGGGGGCGGTGATCGATCCGGCGAACCTTCCGGATACCATCGACCGGATCCCGCTGACTGGACCGATCATGAACCTGATCGAAAGCGACGAAGTGTATCTCCACAACGATACGAATGCCGGCGTGATCGGCGAGCGGTTCTACAGCGATCGTAACCCCGACGACATGGCCTATCTGACGATCTCCAGTGGTATCGGTGCAGGTATCTGTGTCGACGGAAGCGTGCTTTCGGGCTGGGACGGTAACGCTGGCGAGGTCGGTCACATGGTCGTCGATCCTCAGGGACAGCTCACCTGTGGCTGTGGCAAGGATGGCCACTGGGAGGCGTACTGTTCGGGCAACAACATCCCCCGGTACACGAGGTGGATCCATCAGGAGGATCCAGTCGAGACGGCGCTGCCGGTCGAGGATCCCGAGTTCTCCGCCGCGGACGTGTTCGAACTTGCGGGGAAGGACCCGCTTGCCGATCACGTCATCGAGCAGGTCGGCCACTGGAACGCGATGGGGGTAGCGAACATTATTCACGCGTACGCACCGCTCGTTATCTACGTCGGCGGCGCGGTCGCGCTCAACAACGAGGAGCTCGTCCTGGGGCCGCTCAAAGAGGAGCTCTCGGAGATGGTGTTCACGAACGTCCCGGACGTCCAGTTGACCACGCTCGGCGACGATGTCGTCGTCAAGGGCGCACTCGCAAGCGCGATGACCCGCGGCACCGGCGACCGAGCGAAGCTGCACTGA
- a CDS encoding universal stress protein — translation MTLKSVLVAVGPGDADRAEEIAEAAVEVSKPADATVYLAHVFTDEEYQDVLDQLEFDTELSQVSPDDTAQRHATIRSLREVLGEHDIDYEIRGAVGAHGETIVDLATETEADRVIVGGRKRSPTGKAVFGSTAQHVMLNSPCPVTFVREQ, via the coding sequence ATGACTCTCAAGTCAGTTCTCGTCGCAGTTGGTCCCGGTGATGCGGACCGCGCCGAGGAGATTGCCGAAGCAGCCGTCGAAGTATCCAAGCCAGCCGATGCAACAGTCTACCTCGCTCACGTCTTCACCGACGAGGAGTATCAGGACGTGCTCGACCAGCTCGAGTTCGACACCGAGCTCTCACAGGTATCCCCGGACGACACCGCGCAGCGTCACGCGACGATTCGCTCGCTGCGTGAGGTGCTAGGCGAGCACGATATCGACTACGAAATCCGCGGTGCAGTGGGCGCTCACGGCGAGACGATCGTCGACCTCGCGACGGAGACGGAGGCGGACCGCGTGATCGTCGGCGGTCGCAAACGCTCGCCGACCGGCAAAGCAGTGTTCGGCAGCACGGCCCAGCACGTCATGCTCAACTCGCCATGCCCGGTCACGTTCGTTCGCGAGCAGTAA
- a CDS encoding SDR family NAD(P)-dependent oxidoreductase, producing MIDPDLDGQTVLVTGSARGVGRELLLATAERGARTAVHYNTSAGAAAEVADRAAERGATDTTVVQADVTDPESVDQLFETVESDLGSVDVLVNNVGAFAPVHWSEMEFETWQDIFATNVHATYLCSRRALPAMRENSYGRIVNVGYASSEKGLINPKNAPYFMAKAGVLMFTRMLAADTADDGITVNAISPYVVENSDEFPAALPRGRPAGFEDMAQAMFFFLDEDSDYISGENVEVDGGWLPEDV from the coding sequence ATGATCGACCCGGATCTCGACGGACAGACCGTACTGGTGACTGGAAGCGCACGCGGCGTCGGACGTGAACTACTGCTGGCGACCGCAGAACGCGGCGCGCGGACGGCGGTCCACTACAATACGAGTGCGGGTGCCGCCGCTGAAGTAGCCGACCGTGCCGCCGAACGGGGGGCGACCGACACCACCGTGGTGCAGGCAGACGTGACCGATCCCGAATCGGTGGACCAACTGTTCGAGACCGTCGAGTCCGACCTCGGCAGCGTCGACGTGCTGGTCAACAACGTCGGCGCGTTCGCACCAGTCCACTGGTCCGAGATGGAGTTTGAGACCTGGCAGGACATCTTCGCCACCAACGTCCACGCAACCTATCTCTGCTCGCGGCGCGCGCTCCCGGCGATGCGCGAGAACTCCTACGGTCGGATCGTCAACGTCGGCTACGCCTCCAGCGAGAAGGGACTGATCAATCCCAAGAACGCGCCGTACTTCATGGCCAAAGCGGGCGTGCTGATGTTCACCCGGATGCTCGCGGCTGACACCGCCGACGACGGGATCACGGTCAACGCAATCTCGCCGTACGTCGTCGAGAACTCCGACGAGTTCCCCGCAGCACTGCCCCGCGGGCGTCCCGCCGGGTTCGAGGACATGGCTCAGGCGATGTTCTTTTTCCTCGATGAGGACAGCGACTACATCAGCGGCGAGAACGTCGAAGTCGATGGGGGGTGGTTGCCCGAGGACGTGTGA